TTCATGGGGAAAAACTGGGCCTAGGATGATTAACTGATCATATTCGAATATTTTCTTGTTGATGTTAACAGGAATCGGTTCTGCTAGGAGGCCTCCGGTTATTTTTTTTACCTTTTCTTCAGCTAATGTCCCAATAAGCTTCAACTGACGGGGTTCATCCCATTGATGATTAAAAATATTGATTCCTGATGCTTTTGCTTGGGATGGAGTAACTCCAAAATGTTCATGTATTTGCTCTGAAGTCATGGCTGGATGAGTTCCCAAAGCAATGAGAAAGTCTAATTTTTTAACCCGCTTTAAAAGAGTGCTTTGAAAAGAGGAGAAGAATAACTGAAGAGGAATAGTTCGAGTGTTATCGGGAACAATAACTAAAATCCTTTTTCCCTCAAAAGAATATTTTTCCAACTCTCGAAAAATCAGTTGCTTTAATTCTGCATCAGAAAGACCAATAGTTGGGCAATCTAACTCATTGATCATAACTATTTATCCTCCCATTGGGTATGAAAGATCCCTTCCCGGTCAATTCGTCGATAGGTATGAGCACCAAAGAAATCTCGTTGGGCTTGAATGAGGTTGGTTGGAAGCGATGACGAAGACCAGGCCTCGAGTGAAGCCAATGCTCCTTGAAATGACGGAAGTGGAAGGTGGTTTTCCACACCAATTTTAGCAACATGGCAAAGCAAAGAAAGCTTTTTCTGGAGATCAGGAATAAACTCTGGAGATTCTATGAGCATTTCTAAGTTAGGGTCTTGAAAAGCAAGCTGAATTCTGTTTAAAAGTCGGGTCCGAAGAATGCAGCCTCCTTTCCAGATTCGGGCAATATCAGCCAGTGGAAGGCTCCAATTTTTTTCTTGAGAGGCAACTGAGAGCATGTGCATTCCCTCGTTAAATGCCATGAGATTCGCCAAATATAATCCATCGGCTAAAGCAGTAAGGAACTGCTGGGACTCTTGACTAGAAAAGGAAAGAGGGGTTTTCGATCGAATTTTTGCTGCCAGCTTGAGACGGTTCGCTTTTTGAGCTGAGAGTACCCGTGTTACTACCGCTTGATTGATGGTTGGAATTGGAACACCAAAATCCAGGGCGATTTGGGAAGTCCATTTTCCGGTTCCTTTTTGTTCAGCTCGATCATCGATCAGATCGATGAGATAAAAACCAGTTTCCGGATCTCGATAATTTAAGATTTCAATTGATATTTCAAGCAGAAAAGAATTTAAATTTTCTCGTTGGTTCCATTGTTTGAAGACTTCAGCTATAGCTGGAGGATCCATCTTAAAAAGTTTGCGCATCAAATCGTAGGCTTCAGCAATGAGTTCCATGAGGGCATATTCGATTCCATTGTGAACCATTTTCACAAAATGTCCGGCTCCACCTGGGCCTAAGTAAACACAACAGGGTCCATCTTCGGTTTGGGCTGCTGCTTTGAGTAATATATCCTGAATGAATTCATATCCAGCCTGATGACCCCCGGGCATAATAGAAGGACCATGCAAAGCACCCTCTTCCCCTCCACTAATTCCAGTTCCTAAGTAATAGAATCCACGTTTTTCGGCTTCCTGCTCCCGTCGTTCGGTATCCAGGAAGTGTGAATTTCCTCCATCGATGATCACATCTCCTGCTTCGAGAAGAGGATAAAGCTGAAGGAGAAATTCATCAACCGGTTGACCGGCTTTCACCATCAATAGGATTTTACGGGGTTTTTTTAAAGAATCTACCAGTTCGGAAAGAGTAAAAGCGGGAAAAATGTTATCAGTTGGAGATTTTCTGGCCAATATATCATGAGTTTTTGACGGAGTTCGGTTATAAACAGCTAAAGAATATCCATTTCTGGCGATATTGAGAGCCAGGTTTTGACCCATCACTGCTAACCCGATCAGAGCCAGGTCATTTTTTTCAGGCATTCATTTTTCAACTCCTTTCCAGGAAAGCACTGATCTCTTTTTTCGGTCATGCCAAATGAAATTCACTAAATTCTTGAAATAGTCCCCGATTGGCTTGATAAACTTTTTCATAAAATCGGTAGAGTCGATCATAAAAAGCACTATAGTCAAGGTTCGGTTGAAGGATATTCAACTGGTTGAAATTTTTTTGAGATATCTCATCCAAACTTTTTATCTGATTTAAAACCTTTAATGTCAAAAAAAATGTTCCTCGGCAAGGTGCCGAAGGAAATTCACTCAGTTGTAAAGGAATACCTAAAACATGAGAGAGAATATTGCTTCCTTTAGGAGAAACACCAAAGCCACCGTTGACAACGACTTGCAAGGGGTCTCCAATAATATCTTTTAAAAGTTCAAAAATCGAGCGAATACGAAAAGCAATTCCCTCGAAAGCTGATTGCATTAAGGCTTCTTTGGTATGAAAATATGAAAGACCAAAGAGGACCCCACGGGCTTGAGC
This sequence is a window from Candidatus Atribacteria bacterium ADurb.Bin276. Protein-coding genes within it:
- the gnd gene encoding 6-phosphogluconate dehydrogenase, decarboxylating, which codes for MPEKNDLALIGLAVMGQNLALNIARNGYSLAVYNRTPSKTHDILARKSPTDNIFPAFTLSELVDSLKKPRKILLMVKAGQPVDEFLLQLYPLLEAGDVIIDGGNSHFLDTERREQEAEKRGFYYLGTGISGGEEGALHGPSIMPGGHQAGYEFIQDILLKAAAQTEDGPCCVYLGPGGAGHFVKMVHNGIEYALMELIAEAYDLMRKLFKMDPPAIAEVFKQWNQRENLNSFLLEISIEILNYRDPETGFYLIDLIDDRAEQKGTGKWTSQIALDFGVPIPTINQAVVTRVLSAQKANRLKLAAKIRSKTPLSFSSQESQQFLTALADGLYLANLMAFNEGMHMLSVASQEKNWSLPLADIARIWKGGCILRTRLLNRIQLAFQDPNLEMLIESPEFIPDLQKKLSLLCHVAKIGVENHLPLPSFQGALASLEAWSSSSLPTNLIQAQRDFFGAHTYRRIDREGIFHTQWEDK